In Brienomyrus brachyistius isolate T26 chromosome 19, BBRACH_0.4, whole genome shotgun sequence, one DNA window encodes the following:
- the c19h1orf198 gene encoding uncharacterized protein C1orf198 homolog, translating to MATATMVGTGSNTHGMEEKKFEYFSSINSMARKIMQEREKIKQKHGEDWEKMTPGEQELAIDNGMIDPQIQARYAIHRVEREEVGCYPKLLIQTGQKIVHFGEEDITWQDEHSSPFSWETKSQMDFSLTSAPAIEQGSTSSQGESKTNKVPQANQVTKVSQISKMSSSEAPGLARKEEESSFWKISSERSRLEGEQADFHSLTPSQIKSMEKGEKPLPSYLRQEPPPRELEEAPRAAKPRAPRPPAPPPPAPVTLPPAAISISPAPINVSSTVAGWERAQSTLPSFSNLDDVFTPGLATKSAAPKEPEKADSPVTTSPVTSFSQFNTSSTILKTGFDFLDNW from the exons ATGGCCACGGCGACGATGGTGGGGACTGGTAGTAATACCCATGGAATGGAGGAGAAGAAGTTCGAGTACTTCTCCTCCATTAACTCGATGGCTCGAAAGATCATGCAGGAGAGAGAGAAGATCAAGCAGAAGCACGGCGAGGACTGGGAGAAGATGACGCCGGGCGAGCAAGAGCTGGCCATCGATAACGGCATGATAGACCCCCAGATCCAGGCTCGCTATGCGATCCATCGGGTAGAACGGGAGGAGGTGGGGTGTTACCCTAAATTACTCATTCAGACGGGACAAAAGATCGTGCACTTCGGGGAGGAG GACATAACTTGGCAGGATGAACACTCATCACCTTTTTCTTGGGAAACAAAG AGTCAGATGGATTTCAGTCTTACATCTGCTCCGGCCATAGAGCAAGGCAGTACCTCGTCCCAGGGAGAATCCAAGACTAACAAGGTCCCACAAGCCAACCAGGTGACCAAAGTGTCCCAGATCAGCAAGATGTCCAGCAGTGAGGCGCCAGGCCTGGCCAGAAAGGAGGAAGAATCGTCCTTCTGGAAGATCAGCTCCGAGAGGTCCAGGCTGGAGGGCGAGCAGGCTGACTTCCACTCACTGACACCTAGTCAGATCAAGTCCATGGAGAAAGGGGAGAAACCGCTGCCCTCCTACTTACGCCAAGAGCCTCCCCCGCGGGAGTTGGAGGAGGCGCCAAGGGCTGCCAAGCCACGGGCACCTAgacctccagctcctcctcccCCGGCACCTGTCACTTTACCCCCGGCAGCAATCAGCATTTCTCCAGCCCCCATCAACGTATCGTCCACGGTGGCGGGCTGGGAACGAGCCCAAAGCACCCTCCCGTCCTTTAGTAACCTCGATGACGTGTTCACGCCCGGACTAGCCACCAAGTCAGCAGCTCCCAAGGAGCCTGAGAAGGCAGATTCTCCCGTGACCACTAGTCCAGTGACCAGTTTCTCTCAG TTTAATACAAGCAGCACTATTCTGAAGACGGGCTTTGACTTCCTGGACAACTGGTAA
- the clec11a gene encoding C-type lectin domain family 11 member A gives MGKTALLVTALCFCTVCLCDTGNDSLENDGGINTPKTDIVSQAEDKKPVQSQEIERGQGGEEGTGSPDDPEPTSPLSDFENSYNYVLSRLHSMDQAIHKLNVGHYTLDVRLVQLLDRLSRLDAKIGEMDDEIQQVLALAKENRKEIGQLEGCQKGRRVGHKCFLVYRSYETYAGASRNCQERGGRMAMPRDRKEQEALADYTRGFFHPGNWPIWLGINDLRSEGLYLFEDNTRVTYFQWRKHYLSSQPDGGKRENCVAISSDDGDWWDNYCDRRMFYLCEFDA, from the exons ATGGGGAAAACTGCTTTGCTGGTGACGGCGCTGTGCTTCTGCACAGTGTGCCTGTGTGACACAGGCAACGACAGCCTGGAAAACGACGGAGGAATCAACACCCCAAAGACAGACATTGTTTCTCAG GCTGAGGACAAAAAACCAGTACAGAGTCAAGAAATTGAGAGAGGACAGGGTGGCGAGGAGGGGACTGGGAGTCCTGACGATCCAGAGCCGACGTCCCCCCTCTCAGACTTTGAAAACTCATACAACTATGTCT TGTCCCGCCTGCACTCTATGGACCAGGCCATCCACAAGCTGAACGTGGGACACTACACGCTGGACGTGAGGCTGGTGCAGCTGCTGGACAGGCTCTCGCGGTTAGACGCCAAGATCGGGGAGATGGACGACGAGATACAGCAGGTGCTCGCTCTCGCCAAGGAGAACCGCAAGGAGATCGGGCAGCTGGAAG GCTGCCAGAAGGGCAGGAGGGTCGGccataagtgcttcctggtgtACCGCTCATACGAGACCTACGCCGGGGCGTCGAGGAATTGCCAGGAGCGCGGCGGCAGGATGGCGATGCCCCGGGacaggaaggagcaggaggcgCTGGCGGATTACACCCGTGGATTCTTCCACCCGGGCAACTGGCCCATATGGCTGGGCATTAACGACCTGCGGTCAGAGGGCCTCTACCTGTTCGAGGACAACACGCGCGTCACGTACTTCCAGTGGCGCAAGCACTACCTGTCCAGCCAGCCGGACGGGGGCAAGAGAGAGAACTGTGTGGCCATCTCCTCCGACGACGGCGACTGGTGGGACAACTACTGCGACCGGCGCATGTTCTACCTCTGCGAGTTTGATGCTTGA
- the selenol gene encoding selenoprotein L — MASEGIVVQPDALLDALKDFVKIGRGLLENIQNEYRDASLHDFISSKKMESLFGFIGITANFFNRLSVKNRHEAEDLWKNSFHCSEVRDQVEELLQLEVEWDAFFEHLDTELQMSDTVLSKRPWAESVPAETPLIDARSGEAVTLGQYLGKGENLLLVLLRHLAULPURDHLAELEGNQSLLDAQSVRVLMVSFGCQEGAHYWLRDTGCKYDMVLDTQKEIYSMFGLGSSYLKILKFCNLLKYAEYTVLKRTFPQVDPSIIDDIYQLGGDFVLNETGRVVYAHPCRSPVDRPSLAEILAVVNQGGTSTTR, encoded by the exons ATGGCCAGCGAGGGGATTGTGGTACAACCCGACGCTCTCCTCGACGCCTTAAAAGACTTCGTTAAAATCGGACGAGGTTTACTCGAGAACATCCAGAACGAGTACAGGGATG CTTCTCTACATGATTTCATCTCTTCAAAGAAAATGGAGTCCTTGTTTGGATTCATTGGTATAACTGCGAACTTCTTTAACAG GCTGTCTGTGAAAAATCGACATGAAGCTGAAGACCTGTGGAAAAACTCATTTCA CTGCTCAGAGGTGCGCGACCAAGTTGAGGAGCTTCTTCAGTTGGAG gtggaatgGGATGCCTTCTTTGAACATCTGGACACGGAGCTCCAGATGAGCGACACCGTTCTGTCCAAGCGTCCGTGGGCAGAGAGCGTACCCGCAGAGACGCCCTTGATAGACGCCCGCAGTGGAGA GGCAGTGACTCTAGGCCAGTATCTGGGGAAAGGTGAGaacctgcttctggttttgctgAGACACCTCGCTTGACTGCCATGACGAGACCACCTAGCCGAGCTGGAAGGTAACCAG agccTCCTGGATGCCCAGTCTGTCAGGGTGCTCATGGTCTCCTTCGGCTGCCAGGAAGGGGCTCATTACTGGCTACGGGACACGGGCTGCAAGTACGACATGGTGTTGGACACACAGAAAGAG ATATACAGCATGTTTGGGTTGGGGTCGTCTTACTTGAAAATACTGAAATTTTGCAACTTATTGAAGTATGCGGAGTATACCGTGCTGAAGCGAACGTTTCCTCAAGTAGATCCAAGTATCATAGATGACATCTATCAG CTTGGTGGTGATTTTGTCCTGAATGAGACTGGGAGGGTGGTCTACGCTCACCCCTGCAGAAGCCCAGTGGACCGGCCCAGTTTGGCAGAGATCCTGGCTGTGGTTAATCAGGGGGGTACATCGACCACCCGCTAA
- the ttc13 gene encoding tetratricopeptide repeat protein 13 isoform X1, with translation MAPAGRGAVVVALSLQCLCQAIFSTEHFSTLTFFNSELHKHGCNSPSEWEEYAGDCESSALQLEDPDCEEAGSAACESVFSLNAEKILSQAKLFIEQKRFPFAVENPNINEELAIGYVLIGNGLYDEAVKHFSLLLQGDPELVSAIYGRGIAYGKKSLQDIKNADLALYELGRVITLEPSQPEVYEQRAEILSPLGRISEALSDLSKAIQLEPSARLYRHRGTLLFVSEDYTAALEDFQQSLDLKKNQPIAMLYKGLTFFHRGMLKEAIETFKEALVLKSDFIDAYKSLGQAYRELGDFEAAMESFRKALLLNQNHIQSLQLRGMMLYHHGSIQEAIGNFKRCLQLEPYNEVCQYMKGLSHVAMGQFYEGIKAQTKVMLNDPLPGQKTSSEYLKVKYLREYSRYMHSHLDMPVAEYNVDQDLPGNFKNHWAKNLPFLIEEYEEQPGLQPHIKDVLPQNFESYNAEVQKLICTADHLGALMQYNTPGFLPNLRLHRAMGLATIEVMQAMQRTWSNSKVRVNGKTRPMQWRDMFDIAVKWRRIADPDQPVLWLDQMPARSLSRGFNNHINLIRGQIINIRYLDYFDNILRFIKDRILVYHGAYNPRGIIEVRQALENVNKVEDLLPIMKQFNSKTRDGFTVNSKVPSLKDPGKEYDGFTITITGDRVGNMLFSIDSQTTEDRTQQYQSEIELLYKDLTNKGKALMLSSEPGDADAVCNLILSLVYYFCNLMPLSRGSSVVAYSVVMGALMASGKEVIGKIPKGKLLDFEALTISSPDNFTKTAKNWMNLKSLPVWYHSLPSVAEAFPTTRTMIEVLNTDSTSHCPKKS, from the exons ATGGCACCTGCTGGCCGGGGTGCTGTTGTGGTTGCGCTTTCATTACAATGTTTGTGCCAAGCGATTTTTTCCACCGAGCACTTTTCTACTCTTACGTTCTTCAACAGTGAGCTGCACAAGCATGGCTGTAACTCTCCCTCCGAGTGGGAAGAATATGCCGGAGATTGTG AGTCATCCGCGCTCCAGCTTGAAGATCCAGACTGTGAGGAAGCCGGCAGTGCTGCTTGTGAATCAGTCTTTTCGCTGAATGCAGAGAAGATTCTG AGCCAAGCAAAGCTGTTCATTGAGCAGAAGCGATTCCCATTCGCTGTTGAGAACCCAAACATAAATGAGGAGTTAG CAATAGGTTACGTGCTTATTGGAAATGGCCTATATGATGAAGCCGTCAAACACTTCTCCTTGCTATTGCAG GGGGATCCAGAGCTGGTCAGTGCCATCTATGGTCGGGGGATAGCTTACGGAAAGAAAAGTTTACAG GATATTAAGAATGCAGACCTGGCGCTGTATGAGCTAGGCCGCGTCATCACCCTGGAGCCGAGCCAACCGGAGGTCTATGAGCAGCGGGCAGAG ATACTTTCCCCGCTGGGACGGATCAGCGAGGCCCTGAGCGACCTCTCCAAAGCCATCCAGCTGGAGCCCTCGGCCCGCCTCTACAGGCACAGGGGGACTCTGTTATTCGTGTCTGAG GACTACACTGCTGCTCTGGAGGACTTTCAGCAGTCATTGGACCTGAAAAAAAATCAGCCTATTGCAATGTTGTATAAGGGCTTAACTTTCTTCCACAGAGGAATGCTTAAG GAGGCCATAGAGACGTTTAAGGAAGCTCTTGTGTTAAAATCAGACTTCATAGATGCATACAAAAGCCTTGGACAGGCTTACAG GGAGCTGGGCGACTTTGAAGCAGCCATGGAGAGCTTCCGGAAGGCCCTGCTGCTGAACCAGAACCACATTCAGTCTTTGCAGCTCCGGGGCATGATGCTCTACCATCACGGCAGCATCCAGGAGGCCATCGGCAACTTCAAG AGATGTCTACAGCTGGAGCCCTACAACGAGGTCTGCCAGTACATGAAGGGCCTGAGTCACGTGGCGATGGGCCAGTTCTACGAAGGCATTAAAGCGCAGACCAAAGTGATGCTGAATGACCCTCTGCCAGGCCAGAAGACCAGCTCCGAGTATCTCAAAGTGAAGTACCTCCGAG AATATTCTCGCTATATGCACTCCCATCTCGATATGCCTGTGGCGGAGTACAACGTCGATCAAGATCTTCCAGGAAACTTTAAGAACCACTGGGCTAAAAACCTTCCTTTCCTTATAGAAGAATATGAGGAACAGCCTGGGTTGCAGCCACACATAAA GGATGTTCTACCTCAGAACTTCGAAAGCTataatgcagaagtgcagaagcTTATTTGCACTGCCGATCATCTCGGTGCCCTTATGCAATACAACACGCCGGGGTTTCTCCCAAACCTGCGGCTACACAGAG CCATGGGCCTGGCGACCATAGAGGTCATGCAGGCCATGCAGCGAACCTGGAGCAACTCCAAGGTGCGAGTCAACGGCAAAACCCGGCCGATGCAGTGGAGGGACATGTTCGACATCGCGGTGAAATGGAGGAG AATCGCCGATCCGGACCAGCCCGTGCTCTGGTTGGACCAGATGCCAGCCAGAAGCCTCAGTAGAGGCTTCAATAACCACATTAACCTCATCAG AGGCCAGATCATCAACATCCGATACTTGGATTATTTTGATAATATACTCCGCTTCATCAAAGACCGGATTCTAGTTTACCATGG AGCATATAACCCGCGAGGAATAATTGAAGTTAGACAAGCTTTGGAAAATGTCAACAAGGTAGAAGACCTTCTTCCAATAATGAAG CAGTTTAATAGTAAAACCCGGGACGGTTTCACTGTCAACTCCAAGGTTCCCAGTTTAAAGGATCCTGGGAAAGAGTACGATGGCTTCACCATCACCATTACGGGCGACAG GGTGGGAAACATGCTGTTCTCCATAGATTCCCAGACCACTGAGGACCGCACGCAGCAGTACCAGTCCGAGATCGAGTTACTCTATAAGGACCTTACCAATAAGGGCAAAGCCCTTATGCTGTCCTCGGAGCCTGGG GATGCAGATGCTGTCTGTAATTTGATCCTCTCCCTGGTTTACTACTTCTGTAACCTAATGCCCCTATCGAGAGGGTCCAG TGTTGTAGCGTACTCTGTCGTCATGGGAGCGCTGATGGCCAGCGGGAAGGAAGTAATTGGAAAAATTCCGAAAGGAAAG CTCTTAGATTTTGAGGCCTTGACAATATCCAGCCCCGACAACTTCACTAAAACAGCTAAGAACTGGATGAATCTGAAGAg CCTTCCAGTTTGGTACCACAGTCTTCCATCGGTTGCAGAAGCATTTCCTACAACCAGAACCATGATTGAGGTTTTAAACACCGACTCCACATCGCACTGCCCAAAgaagtcctaa
- the ttc13 gene encoding tetratricopeptide repeat protein 13 isoform X2 gives MAPAGRGAVVVALSLQCLCQAIFSTEHFSTLTFFNSELHKHGCNSPSEWEEYAGDCESSALQLEDPDCEEAGSAACESVFSLNAEKILSQAKLFIEQKRFPFAVENPNINEELAIGYVLIGNGLYDEAVKHFSLLLQGDPELVSAIYGRGIAYGKKSLQDIKNADLALYELGRVITLEPSQPEVYEQRAEILSPLGRISEALSDLSKAIQLEPSARLYRHRGTLLFVSEDYTAALEDFQQSLDLKKNQPIAMLYKGLTFFHRGMLKEAIETFKEALVLKSDFIDAYKSLGQAYRELGDFEAAMESFRKALLLNQNHIQSLQLRGMMLYHHGSIQEAIGNFKRCLQLEPYNEVCQYMKGLSHVAMGQFYEGIKAQTKVMLNDPLPGQKTSSEYLKVKYLREYSRYMHSHLDMPVAEYNVDQDLPGNFKNHWAKNLPFLIEEYEEQPGLQPHIKDVLPQNFESYNAEVQKLICTADHLGALMQYNTPGFLPNLRLHRAMGLATIEVMQAMQRTWSNSKVRVNGKTRPMQWRDMFDIAVKWRRIADPDQPVLWLDQMPARSLSRGFNNHINLIRGQIINIRYLDYFDNILRFIKDRILVYHGAYNPRGIIEVRQALENVNKVEDLLPIMKFNSKTRDGFTVNSKVPSLKDPGKEYDGFTITITGDRVGNMLFSIDSQTTEDRTQQYQSEIELLYKDLTNKGKALMLSSEPGDADAVCNLILSLVYYFCNLMPLSRGSSVVAYSVVMGALMASGKEVIGKIPKGKLLDFEALTISSPDNFTKTAKNWMNLKSLPVWYHSLPSVAEAFPTTRTMIEVLNTDSTSHCPKKS, from the exons ATGGCACCTGCTGGCCGGGGTGCTGTTGTGGTTGCGCTTTCATTACAATGTTTGTGCCAAGCGATTTTTTCCACCGAGCACTTTTCTACTCTTACGTTCTTCAACAGTGAGCTGCACAAGCATGGCTGTAACTCTCCCTCCGAGTGGGAAGAATATGCCGGAGATTGTG AGTCATCCGCGCTCCAGCTTGAAGATCCAGACTGTGAGGAAGCCGGCAGTGCTGCTTGTGAATCAGTCTTTTCGCTGAATGCAGAGAAGATTCTG AGCCAAGCAAAGCTGTTCATTGAGCAGAAGCGATTCCCATTCGCTGTTGAGAACCCAAACATAAATGAGGAGTTAG CAATAGGTTACGTGCTTATTGGAAATGGCCTATATGATGAAGCCGTCAAACACTTCTCCTTGCTATTGCAG GGGGATCCAGAGCTGGTCAGTGCCATCTATGGTCGGGGGATAGCTTACGGAAAGAAAAGTTTACAG GATATTAAGAATGCAGACCTGGCGCTGTATGAGCTAGGCCGCGTCATCACCCTGGAGCCGAGCCAACCGGAGGTCTATGAGCAGCGGGCAGAG ATACTTTCCCCGCTGGGACGGATCAGCGAGGCCCTGAGCGACCTCTCCAAAGCCATCCAGCTGGAGCCCTCGGCCCGCCTCTACAGGCACAGGGGGACTCTGTTATTCGTGTCTGAG GACTACACTGCTGCTCTGGAGGACTTTCAGCAGTCATTGGACCTGAAAAAAAATCAGCCTATTGCAATGTTGTATAAGGGCTTAACTTTCTTCCACAGAGGAATGCTTAAG GAGGCCATAGAGACGTTTAAGGAAGCTCTTGTGTTAAAATCAGACTTCATAGATGCATACAAAAGCCTTGGACAGGCTTACAG GGAGCTGGGCGACTTTGAAGCAGCCATGGAGAGCTTCCGGAAGGCCCTGCTGCTGAACCAGAACCACATTCAGTCTTTGCAGCTCCGGGGCATGATGCTCTACCATCACGGCAGCATCCAGGAGGCCATCGGCAACTTCAAG AGATGTCTACAGCTGGAGCCCTACAACGAGGTCTGCCAGTACATGAAGGGCCTGAGTCACGTGGCGATGGGCCAGTTCTACGAAGGCATTAAAGCGCAGACCAAAGTGATGCTGAATGACCCTCTGCCAGGCCAGAAGACCAGCTCCGAGTATCTCAAAGTGAAGTACCTCCGAG AATATTCTCGCTATATGCACTCCCATCTCGATATGCCTGTGGCGGAGTACAACGTCGATCAAGATCTTCCAGGAAACTTTAAGAACCACTGGGCTAAAAACCTTCCTTTCCTTATAGAAGAATATGAGGAACAGCCTGGGTTGCAGCCACACATAAA GGATGTTCTACCTCAGAACTTCGAAAGCTataatgcagaagtgcagaagcTTATTTGCACTGCCGATCATCTCGGTGCCCTTATGCAATACAACACGCCGGGGTTTCTCCCAAACCTGCGGCTACACAGAG CCATGGGCCTGGCGACCATAGAGGTCATGCAGGCCATGCAGCGAACCTGGAGCAACTCCAAGGTGCGAGTCAACGGCAAAACCCGGCCGATGCAGTGGAGGGACATGTTCGACATCGCGGTGAAATGGAGGAG AATCGCCGATCCGGACCAGCCCGTGCTCTGGTTGGACCAGATGCCAGCCAGAAGCCTCAGTAGAGGCTTCAATAACCACATTAACCTCATCAG AGGCCAGATCATCAACATCCGATACTTGGATTATTTTGATAATATACTCCGCTTCATCAAAGACCGGATTCTAGTTTACCATGG AGCATATAACCCGCGAGGAATAATTGAAGTTAGACAAGCTTTGGAAAATGTCAACAAGGTAGAAGACCTTCTTCCAATAATGAAG TTTAATAGTAAAACCCGGGACGGTTTCACTGTCAACTCCAAGGTTCCCAGTTTAAAGGATCCTGGGAAAGAGTACGATGGCTTCACCATCACCATTACGGGCGACAG GGTGGGAAACATGCTGTTCTCCATAGATTCCCAGACCACTGAGGACCGCACGCAGCAGTACCAGTCCGAGATCGAGTTACTCTATAAGGACCTTACCAATAAGGGCAAAGCCCTTATGCTGTCCTCGGAGCCTGGG GATGCAGATGCTGTCTGTAATTTGATCCTCTCCCTGGTTTACTACTTCTGTAACCTAATGCCCCTATCGAGAGGGTCCAG TGTTGTAGCGTACTCTGTCGTCATGGGAGCGCTGATGGCCAGCGGGAAGGAAGTAATTGGAAAAATTCCGAAAGGAAAG CTCTTAGATTTTGAGGCCTTGACAATATCCAGCCCCGACAACTTCACTAAAACAGCTAAGAACTGGATGAATCTGAAGAg CCTTCCAGTTTGGTACCACAGTCTTCCATCGGTTGCAGAAGCATTTCCTACAACCAGAACCATGATTGAGGTTTTAAACACCGACTCCACATCGCACTGCCCAAAgaagtcctaa